Within Bradymonas sediminis, the genomic segment TCTCAATCCGCGCCACGACTTTGAGGAATTCGTCGTCGGCGGGTCGAACCAATTCGTGCACGCGGCCTGCTCGGCGGTGGCCGAGAACCCGGGTAAATCCTATAACCCGTTGTTCATCTTCGGCGGCGTCGGGCTCGGGAAGACCCACCTTTTGCACGCGGTGGGCATTGAGGCGATGAAGGCCAACCCCCAGGCGCGCGTGGTGACGATGTCGGCCGAGGAGTTCATGAATGAGCTCATCACGTCGCTTCGCCAGAAGAAGATGAACGCGTTTCGCACGCAATTTCGAAATAATTGCGACGTGCTGCTGATCGACGATATCCAATTTATCGCCGGCAAGGACTCGACCCAGGAAGAGTTCTTCCACACCTTCAACGCCCTTTATCACAGCGGCAAGCAGATCGTGGTGACGTCGGACAAGTTGCCGCGGGATTTGCCCGGGATTGAAGAGCGGCTGCGCAGCCGGTTTAGCTGGGGGCTTTGCGCCGATATCCAGCCGCCGGAGATGGAGACGCGCATCGCGATTCTGGAGAAGAAGGCCGAAGCCGACGGGATCGAGCTGAGCAAGGAGATGGCGATTTTGCTGGCGAGCTCGATTCGCAGCAACGTGCGTGAGCTTGAGGGCACGCTGATTCGCCTGGGCGCCCAGGCCAGCTTGTTGGGCCAGCCGATGTCGATGGAGTTGGCCCGCCAGATGCTCGACCGCATGGATATTGACCAGCGAAATCAGGTCAATACCCCGCGCATCATCGAGGTCGTGGCGCGCGAGTACGGCATTTCGCCCGTGGATATCCGCGGAAAACGCCGCACCCGCGCCATCAGCAAGCCGCGCCAATACGCCATGTACCTGGCGCGCAAGCACACCGACGACTCCTACCCGCGCCTGGGCGACGAGTTCGGCGGCAAGGACCACACGACCGTGCTGGCGGCCTTTAAGAAGATCGACGAGCTTATCGAGGCGAAGGACCCGGAGATGTGCTCCATCATCGACCGCCTCGAGAATCTACTGCTGGGATAAATTTCGATATATCGGGCTCCGATTGGCGCGCATCTATTTGGCGGCGATGGGTTTGAGGGAGAGCGCGGATCTTGGATCCGCGCTCTTTTTATTTGGCGCGCTTGGCTCGAGAGGTATTGGGGAAAATAGATGAATAAAGCGGCGCCGATTGACTCTAAGACAGGGCACCTCTGAAGGCGCTGGCCGCGGCGCATTAATTTGGCGAACGGCTCCCAGCGCGCTACACTCTCCTGCGACTGGCTTTTGCTATAAGTATTGAGGCATTAAAAATGGCACGGATTATAAGAATGAATCGAATTTGTACGCTCGTATTTCTCGCCGTCGCGCTGCTCGTCGTTTCGCCGGGCACGACCTGGGCCCAGTCGGAGGCGAAGGCCACGACGATGGCCGGCCTGAAGTTCGACTCGCACGGGATGAAGGCGAATTTGGACACCCGGCTGCGCGATGGGATCAAGGAGGTCTTTGGCGAGATTCCGTTGACGCTCGTTGATTTTAAGGATGTGAGCCGGGCGATTGATCCGGTGACGCAGGATTGTTTCACGGCGGATTGTCTTCAGAAGATCGGGCCCAAAGTCGGGGCACCGCTGGGGCTGAGCGTCGAGATCGACGGTGAGAATGAGATCTATGCGTGGACCTTCACCACCTGGGATCTCAAGGCTGGGCGAAAGATCCACTCGACCCAGGATACCTGTGAGTTATGCGGGGATCGCGAGTTGGCCCAGGCGTTCTCGGCGAGCCTGAAGGAGATGCTCGAGAACGGACCGCCCGCCGGCGGCGAGGAGCCCTTCGAGTTGGAGCCGGGCCAGGTGCTCATGCAGGTCAATGTGCTCCCGGAGCAAGCCGACATTTATTTTGACGGCGAGCTGGTCGGTCAGGGATATGTGGTGCTCGCGGTGGACACCGGAGAGCACGAGCTGCAGATTCGCATGGATGGGTACCGCGATATTCAGGAGCGCATCCTGATGAACGAGGATACGACCGGTCCGGTGCTCTTTCGCTATCATTTGACGAGCACGAACCCGGCCGTGGTGGAGGTTCCGCCGACGGTGGGGCCGATCGACCGACTCGGCGCCGACACGCGTTTCACGCTGGGGCTGGTGGGCGTTGGCGTGGGCGTGGTTGCGTTGGGGACGGGGATTTATCTGACCGCGATCGACGGCGAAGTTGCCTGTGACGCGGGCGTTCCGGCGGCGACGTGCCCGGATGTCTACGCGACCGCCGGCGGTGGGATGGTCATGGGCGTGTTGGGTACCGCGCTGTTGACCGGTGGTGTGACGCTGCTGAGCTGGGAGTTGCTCGCCGGGTCTTCGGAGCTCGAGGAGAATTTGGACCCCGACGCGCCCGAGACCGACGCGGCCCCGGCGGGGCCGTCGGTCTCGGTGTCGCCCGCGGTGGGCAGCAACGGCGGCGGGTTGGTGTTTCGCGGGTCCTTCTAAGGGGCGAAGGCCCGATTAGAATGGCAGCACCTGGGTCTGCCAGGTCGGGTCGACCCAGGTGATCGTCTGCGGCGCGAGTTCTCGCCAGTCGCCCTGGGTCGGCTGAAGGCCGCTGGCCAAAAACGCCGCCCGAAACTTCGGATGCTCGACGGTTTTGGGGCGGTGCCCGGCAAATAGAGGCTCTTCGGCCGGGTGCTTCATCCCCTTAAAGAGTCGCATATGCATGGCGGGGCCGGTGCGCGCCGCGATCAGAAATCGCTCGGTCGCGGCGACGATATTGAGGCCGAGTGACTCTTCGTCCTGCGATGCACGGTAGCGCTGGGCTTCGCTCAGCGTCTCGGCCAGGGCGCTCGCGATTAATTCGCCGTGAACGCCGCCCCGGGCCAGCGCCCCGTTTTCGCACATATGATGGTAGAACCTCAAAAAGAGCAGCTCCGCCGCCGTATTGCCGCGCACGCCGCGGCGCAGGTAATCGGGCGTTTCAGCCAGCATATCGCTGCGATAGCTTTCAAATTGGGGGATCTTTCCGGTCTGGGCGTACACCCATTTTCGAAAGCGGAAGGGTTGCAGGTCCAGGGAGTCGACGCCGCCGTTGGTGTTCTGGCTCATATGCCCGACCAGTGAGCGGGCGGACACGTCGGCCATCAGCCCGAGCATATCGACCGGGGCGCCGTGGTGCGGGTGCTTGCGCAGCAGGGTGCGGCTCTCCTGGATCCAGCCAAAACCGGTGGCCGCCCAGGGGGTCGCTTGTTCGGGCCAGGCTTCGCGGCGCACCGTGTTGACCGCGTGCGCGGTGAGGCTGCTATTGCTACAAATATATCCAAGTAATTGTGTCATGATTGGGCCTCTTTTTCGTGTGCAGTGGCATCGTCGGCGCTAAATCTTTTCGACTTTGTGCCTGCTTGTGATGCTCCCGAGACTGCTGTTAAAACGTATGCTTATCGGGGGACGCTTCAAGGGTCTATCTAGCACCCTGCGTGCTCATTTTGGCTGAGATTGGTGGTAATGTCCCGTTTTTTATCGTGTTTTTGCATATTGGGTTTCCTGGGCGTTGCCTGGGGCGCCGGGTGCTATCCCTATGGGGGAAGTCGCGCGGTCGGCGATGACGCGCGCCTGCTGCTTGAGCAAACTCAGGCGGCCTGCGATCGCCGCGACCCGGGGGCCTTTGAGATGCTCTGGGGGCGACTGGTCGCCGAGCACCCGGCGGTCGCCGCATCTGCCCAGGCCCAACGATTGGACGCTCGATGCCGCCAAGAACTTCAATCGGCGCCGCGCCTCGGTGACGTCGCCGCCGACGCCGGGGCGGTCGAAATTGGAGCCGATGCCATGGATTCGAATATCTCGCCCCGAGATGAGTTCGGTGAAGACGCTTTCACGCGCCCCTAGTATGTTAACAGGCGGGAGTCCCCCCGAGATTCCTTAAATTTCAGTATTTGTATCTTTCTATAGTCCCACTGGAGGTTTTTTTGAGCGAATCATTTCCTTATAAGGGCGTTCTTCTCGATATCGAGGGGACGACGACGCCGGTGACGTTTGTCTACGACGTTCTTTTTCCCTACGCGCGCCGCGCGATGCAGGGGTATCTGGAGGCGCATTGGGATGCGCCGGGTTTTCAGGAGTTGAAGCAGCAGATCCTGGCGAATATCGCCGAGATAAACGCCGGGGCGGCCGGCGAGGGCGCGCCCGAGGTGGATGCGGCGGCGTCGGGAGAGGCGCTGCGCGCCGCGGTCATGGAGCATTTGAAATGGCAGATGAGCAAGGACCAGAAAAACTCGCCGCTCAAGGCCCTGCAGGGGCGGATGTGGCGCGCCGGCTACGAGGATGGGGAGTTGAATGCGCCGGTGTACGCCGACGTCGTCGAGGCGCTGTCCGCCTGGCAGGCGCAGGGGACGCCGGTGTATATCTATTCGTCTGGCAGCGTTCCAGCCCAGATCCTGCTCTTTAAATATAGCGAGCACGGCGACCTTGGCGGGTATTTGTCGGGCTATTTCGACACCAAGACCGGCCCCAAAAAAGAAGCCGACAGCTATACGAAGATATGCGAAGAGGTCGGCGTTGAGCCGGCGGCGATGCTCTTTGTCACCGACAATATCGACGAGGCGAAGGCCGCCGATCGCGCGGGCCTGAAGGTCGCGGTGGCCAAGCGCCCCGGCAACGCTCCGATTGAGGTCGAGCATGGCTTCGATGTGATCGAGACCTTCGGGCCGATTTCGCCGGCATAAGCGCCCGCGATTGAGGGAATGCGCACGCAGAAGCCCCCGCACCATCGAGTGGTGCGGGGGCTTCTTTGAATCATCGACGGTTCAACCGTGACGCCTTAGTTGCAGGGCGTATTGGCGGCGCCCGGGGTGCCGAAGTCCGGGGTGGTGTCGGTCGGGTTGATCGGCTCGGTCGAGTTGCACCAGAGCGTGGCGTCACCGTGGTCAGCGAAGTCGTTCCCGCTGCCGAATTGCATCGCCGCGCCGGCCGTGACGGCGGGGTAGCCCGTGCCGCTGCCGTACTCGACGCGGTCGATCTCGACGTCGGGGTTGGTGCCGGCGCCGGGCATGGTCAAGATGACCTTATCGGCGCTGTTGGTGAGGGTGAACGAGCCCCATTGATAGTCCACGTTGACGCCGCCGTTGGTCGCCAGGTCGTCGTTCTTGCCGAAGACGAAATACTCGCCCGGGGCGACTTCGACCGGGGCCTCGGGGGTCACGCTAACGGTGAAGGAGCCGCTGCCCTTGTCGGTGACGACCAGGCCATTGATATGCAGCGTGCGACTGGTCGTATTATAGACCTCGAAATACTCGCCGTTGGCGTCGGTGACCGCGGCCGGGTCGGCCATGATCTCGGTGATGATGAGGTCGCCGGCGTTGACGCTATGGTCAGCGGTGAGGACGCAGGCTCCGGCTGAGCAGCTTTTGCCGTCGGCGCTGCAGTCGGTGCGGACCTCTTCGGCGGAGTAGTCGCAGGAGCCGTCGGCCACGACACAGACGCCGTCATTGGCGGTGTAGGTGACGGCGAAGTCGCCGTCGCAGGTCGCGGCAGGCGGCTGGTCGCAGGTCACGCCATCACACAGCGCCGCGGGGTCAACACATGCGCCGGCGTCGCAGATTTTACCGTCGGCGCTGCAATCGGTCTCGACCTTTTTGGCCGAGTAGTCGCAGGAGCCGTCGGTCTGCAGGCAGACGCCGGTATCATCGCTATAGGTCACGGCGGTGTCGCCGTCGCAGGAGGCCGCGGGGGCCGCGTCACAGGTCACGCCGTCGCACAGGTCGACGGCCTCATCGACGCATTCGCCCAATTGGCAGACCTTGCCATCGTCGGCGCAATCAACCGTGGTGGAGACGGCCGCGTAGTCGCAGGAGCCGTCGCTCTCGTCGCAGATGCCGGCGCCGCTATAGGTGATGAGGTTGGTGCCCTCGCAGGTGTCTTCTGGCTGGGCGCAGGCGCCGTCGCCGCAGAGTTCGACGGTTTCGCAGGCGCCGTTGTTGCAGACCATGCCGTCGTCGGCG encodes:
- the dnaA gene encoding chromosomal replication initiator protein DnaA is translated as MSEIWQAALCDLKEKTSSHNYESWFQNIKCRRREGRQFFLEVRDEFQKAWVEENYLDLIEDSLVTVTGASVEITLDAESTYASKAQHDDVGGAFQIDVEDEPVAARMARMPEEMGRVQMPAMSWDAPAAPEAFGDLADFDATQPAPKAFEERLVEAGLNPRHDFEEFVVGGSNQFVHAACSAVAENPGKSYNPLFIFGGVGLGKTHLLHAVGIEAMKANPQARVVTMSAEEFMNELITSLRQKKMNAFRTQFRNNCDVLLIDDIQFIAGKDSTQEEFFHTFNALYHSGKQIVVTSDKLPRDLPGIEERLRSRFSWGLCADIQPPEMETRIAILEKKAEADGIELSKEMAILLASSIRSNVRELEGTLIRLGAQASLLGQPMSMELARQMLDRMDIDQRNQVNTPRIIEVVAREYGISPVDIRGKRRTRAISKPRQYAMYLARKHTDDSYPRLGDEFGGKDHTTVLAAFKKIDELIEAKDPEMCSIIDRLENLLLG
- a CDS encoding PEGA domain-containing protein; its protein translation is MNRICTLVFLAVALLVVSPGTTWAQSEAKATTMAGLKFDSHGMKANLDTRLRDGIKEVFGEIPLTLVDFKDVSRAIDPVTQDCFTADCLQKIGPKVGAPLGLSVEIDGENEIYAWTFTTWDLKAGRKIHSTQDTCELCGDRELAQAFSASLKEMLENGPPAGGEEPFELEPGQVLMQVNVLPEQADIYFDGELVGQGYVVLAVDTGEHELQIRMDGYRDIQERILMNEDTTGPVLFRYHLTSTNPAVVEVPPTVGPIDRLGADTRFTLGLVGVGVGVVALGTGIYLTAIDGEVACDAGVPAATCPDVYATAGGGMVMGVLGTALLTGGVTLLSWELLAGSSELEENLDPDAPETDAAPAGPSVSVSPAVGSNGGGLVFRGSF
- a CDS encoding class II glutamine amidotransferase, giving the protein MTQLLGYICSNSSLTAHAVNTVRREAWPEQATPWAATGFGWIQESRTLLRKHPHHGAPVDMLGLMADVSARSLVGHMSQNTNGGVDSLDLQPFRFRKWVYAQTGKIPQFESYRSDMLAETPDYLRRGVRGNTAAELLFLRFYHHMCENGALARGGVHGELIASALAETLSEAQRYRASQDEESLGLNIVAATERFLIAARTGPAMHMRLFKGMKHPAEEPLFAGHRPKTVEHPKFRAAFLASGLQPTQGDWRELAPQTITWVDPTWQTQVLPF
- the mtnC gene encoding acireductone synthase, which encodes MSESFPYKGVLLDIEGTTTPVTFVYDVLFPYARRAMQGYLEAHWDAPGFQELKQQILANIAEINAGAAGEGAPEVDAAASGEALRAAVMEHLKWQMSKDQKNSPLKALQGRMWRAGYEDGELNAPVYADVVEALSAWQAQGTPVYIYSSGSVPAQILLFKYSEHGDLGGYLSGYFDTKTGPKKEADSYTKICEEVGVEPAAMLFVTDNIDEAKAADRAGLKVAVAKRPGNAPIEVEHGFDVIETFGPISPA
- a CDS encoding lamin tail domain-containing protein, with the translated sequence MPILAAFAFFGLSACGDSSAKNECAGVTCETPAPYCDGETAVSYASGGTCIESTGVCDIAGVERRLDCTARGETCIEGFCKPAPLCDADSCAQPEPTCVGATNLITYSGAGVCDDADGSCDFAAVSTTIDCADDGMVCNNGACETVELCGDGACAQPEDTCEGTNLITYSGAGICDESDGSCDYAAVSTTVDCADDGKVCQLGECVDEAVDLCDGVTCDAAPAASCDGDTAVTYSDDTGVCLQTDGSCDYSAKKVETDCSADGKICDAGACVDPAALCDGVTCDQPPAATCDGDFAVTYTANDGVCVVADGSCDYSAEEVRTDCSADGKSCSAGACVLTADHSVNAGDLIITEIMADPAAVTDANGEYFEVYNTTSRTLHINGLVVTDKGSGSFTVSVTPEAPVEVAPGEYFVFGKNDDLATNGGVNVDYQWGSFTLTNSADKVILTMPGAGTNPDVEIDRVEYGSGTGYPAVTAGAAMQFGSGNDFADHGDATLWCNSTEPINPTDTTPDFGTPGAANTPCN